In the genome of Brachypodium distachyon strain Bd21 chromosome 3, Brachypodium_distachyon_v3.0, whole genome shotgun sequence, the window ATATCAGAACCAAAGAAAGAGAGCAATGTGTCGGTTAAAGAGAAATCAACCGATGAAATGAACGAAAGAATAGTGTCTAGGGATGTAACAGTGCAAGATGCTTCTGTGAAGCATGGACTGGAGGAACAACTTTCCACAATTATGGCTGCTCAGAAGGTGCAACCTAGTGTCAATGCTATGGCGCAAGAAAATGCAGGTGGGAACAGCTTACAGGCTGAGATTAAAATCCAAGGTGAAGCTGTAAAATTAGGCCATGAAATGAACTTGTCAGAAGTTGATGCAGCCATTTGTATACAGTCCGCATACAGAGGCTACCATGTCCGAAGATGGCAACCTTTGCAGAAACTTCGGAAGATTAAAAGTGTACATGAGCGGATGCAAGATGTGAAAAAGCAGCTGCAAGGCCTTGAAGCTTCTTCAAAGCAACAGACAGCGAAAGAGCATATCGCTATCAACGAGACTATTATGAATTTACTCTTGAACCTTGACACCATTCAGGTATTGTGCCTTTTCATCATAGTTGGCTTTGTTTCCATGCACAGACATTTTCATTTTAGCTACTTGATTTTCGACCATGTTAGTTTTAACCCTTTGATATACTTTGTACAGGGCTTGCATCCAAGTGTGAAGGAGGCTAGGAAATCTGTCGCCCGAGAGCTAACTTCTTTGCAGGAGAAGCTCGATTCTTTGTGCAAGCAGTCGTCTGCTGAGACTAATCAGCTTAAGAGTGAGGAAGTAAGTCTCACATCCATTCATACTGTTCCGTAACTCACCATGTCTTTGTTCACTAATGGCGCAATATGTCAGTTTTCATATAATTCTAACGAATGTGCTAGCAGGAGAAATATGCCGGGGTTGAATGGTCGTCCACGATTAACTCCAAGGAGTCAATGCATCATGATATTTCATATGTAGTTCCCATGGAGTTGAGGAAAGATGGAGATTTAACTGAACAAAAACATCAAATGGAAGAGTCGGGTACTACGCGGGAACAAGCACATGATGAAGTAAGTTAACACTTTTTGTGCAAAGTTTAATTTCCTAGCACTGAGACCTGAACTGATCATATATGATATATCTGACGTAAACCTTGTCCATTAGGGGAAAGCTCTGGTACCTGGTGAATGTCAGGGAGCACCATTGATGGATGTGACGAGTGATGTTGTTTTTCCGGGACATTTGGCTGAGCAGAAGCAACATATCGAAGGGGCAAATACCATTTTAATGGAAGAATGGCCTGAAGAAGTAAGTTGTGTTTGTGCTATATCATTGGTCAGCTTACAATATTCGTAAGATGCATGTTGCTTTGAACTTCACAGATTGGATGCTGACAGTGTTCATGTCAACAGGAGAAAGCTGCAGCTGAGGATGAAGGTTCATCAGCGCACTACATCGAACCATTGCATGATTCATCTGTATCAGAGGATTCCAGTGTGCTCAAACAACTAAATGATGGGGTTTCTCCTGCTTCCACTGAGGATAGTACAACTGCAGCGGCTCCAACATCTATGGAAAGTGAAATGGTTGTTGACAAGGTGAGTTTTCATTATATTGATTTGGGTGATGGGATTAATTTCAATATTAGCAATATAGAAAATGTGAACGACATTAATACTATGTAATGTGAAGCAGGATGGTTCGGTAGAAAGCCTGGTGCAGGAATATGCTTCGGTGGATAGTTCTCAGCTGAAACATGATGTAGCTCCTGCTAACGAAGATCAGTGCAACGAACCAAGTACTCCATTTGTTAATTTGGAGGATTCATCTTTATCTTCGAAGGATGCAGAGTCGCATGGAAATGATCCAGGTCATGCGGATGACTCCATAGTAATCAATCAGGGGGATCAACCAGAAGAACCCAGGGTTGCCAAAATGCAGAAACAAGTAGCAGACCCTATGATTTCAGCCAACGAACAAGATAGAACACCAGAGCCGACGGTTGGTGATACCACTGTTAGTGTGGAGAATTCCACGCAAGAGCAAATTATCTCGGTGGAAGAAGCATCAAAGCAATACGAGGTTTGTTGCAAGGACGAAACAGCTTCTGTGGATCAGCCGAATGAACATCACACAGAGAAAACAGCAGGAGATTCTGACATTGGAGAGGAACTTGAAGCTGTGCCCTTTTTTTCCAAAACCGAGAACGTGGAAAATACTCTGAATGTTGCAGATTCTCCAAATAACATGTGTGCTCAGCCTATCCTTCCTGAAGGGGAGAGCAGTGAATTACCATGTGAATTTGATGGCCCCAGGGTGCACGAGTATTCTGGCTCCAAGGTGTCATTGGAGAGCCCAAATGATGTGCAAAAGCAACAGTCTGATGGAGAAGCAAGTGCTTCTGAAATTGTCGAGTGCAATGAGATGCCAAAAGGAGCTCCGGTATGCGCAGCAGTAGTAAATTCTGCAGTCCCGGAAGCCGATGACCCTAAAGAACATCCAGTATGCGCAACAGGAGTAAATTCTGCTGTACTGGGAACCGATGATCTGAAAGAAGATGCCGGAGGCCCAACGATTTCTAAGGATGTGGCTCCCGTCTCTACAACTCATGATGGTCTGAAGAAGAACGACGAGAAGAACCTGATCGAGGAAAACCAGATGCTGAAGGATATGTTGCAGAAACTTCTCGCATCTGGCAGTAATCAGATGGGTGCCATGGCGGAACTATCCGAGAAGGTCAAGGTGCTCGAGCAGAAGCTGGCGCGCAAGAAGAGGCCAAAGGTAAGAGTGCACAGACCATCCAGGAATGCGGCAGCCAACGTCCACTGAAGAAACTGAATAAACAAAGTGTGTCTCTGAACTTTGAGGCTGTGTGTGTAGACTGTAGATGGATATGCCTTAGTTGTCATGTCACTGTTGTATATCAGTAATGCAATGTACAGTTTGGAATGCACTCTGGTGTTGACCCGCTATCGCTAGGAGAGCATGCAAGATCAACTTTGTGACATGTATGTGAAATTAAATCTCACTGTCAGAGAGTCTTAGATGCAAGATCTTTATGACATGTATGTGAAGCTAAAACCCACCATCAGAGAGTCTTCTTAGATGCTTTTCCTTGTGCTAGTGACTGGACAGCTTCAAATTGCAAACCTGATTCAGAAAGGTGCTAAAATGGCATGTGCAGAGCTTTATTCCTTTCTAATGAGACATTGTGCAAAGCTTTCATTTAAGATTTTGTTACTGGTGCTGATTTCCTGGAAAGCTCCTTGACACAGACCGTATCGTTTGTACTGTTTGCCAATATGGGGCAAAAT includes:
- the LOC100823784 gene encoding BAG family molecular chaperone regulator 6 isoform X2, yielding MYPTNNYMDPYYSHFRDHCPYPYYPPPSFPAGNHPMTMDSSCPPPSYGPWPYSGSASHSSLPESHSCCNHTYPPGYYSFRPPFPKELTPPHPYYHGQFPHQPNAYPSYFVPPPPYAVDQTPYSYGKFKSHCCGCPNHVCLGEGKGNLKIEEEMPEVKPETEQKGPYNSSIIRHPNYQYPVMWLPSSNMNDKLIGSSSELPPQLFSKWFPESGEKTDMKREDHDNQKAKQFQWPIIWMPPGYNEPKQEAKQLKEISESPKVTEEAPPSPKIKIIPLSWFENGDHDKKPAAKDGFGDHNERPAAMSKPASTEHRDAMMVDGNFKSIPVVPKKLNDENDHVGQSCEAISVVPDKEGDEKKVRTCRTIPVMPQKEGDEKKFDLGGKKEEKASIVEKEGENRKRNQETSKAKVSKLPPVCLRVDPLPTKKSGNRSSRSSNQATNKVCGKDMDVKEAPTKHKDTKISEPKKESNVSVKEKSTDEMNERIVSRDVTVQDASVKHGLEEQLSTIMAAQKVQPSVNAMAQENAGGNSLQAEIKIQGEAVKLGHEMNLSEVDAAICIQSAYRGYHVRRWQPLQKLRKIKSVHERMQDVKKQLQGLEASSKQQTAKEHIAINETIMNLLLNLDTIQGLHPSVKEARKSVARELTSLQEKLDSLCKQSSAETNQLKSEEEKYAGVEWSSTINSKESMHHDISYVVPMELRKDGDLTEQKHQMEESGTTREQAHDEGKALVPGECQGAPLMDVTSDVVFPGHLAEQKQHIEGANTILMEEWPEEEKAAAEDEGSSAHYIEPLHDSSVSEDSSVLKQLNDGVSPASTEDSTTAAAPTSMESEMVVDKDGSVESLVQEYASVDSSQLKHDVAPANEDQCNEPSTPFVNLEDSSLSSKDAESHGNDPGHADDSIVINQGDQPEEPRVAKMQKQVADPMISANEQDRTPEPTVGDTTVSVENSTQEQIISVEEASKQYEVCCKDETASVDQPNEHHTEKTAGDSDIGEELEAVPFFSKTENVENTLNVADSPNNMCAQPILPEGESSELPCEFDGPRVHEYSGSKVSLESPNDVQKQQSDGEASASEIVECNEMPKGAPVCAAVVNSAVPEADDPKEHPVCATGVNSAVLGTDDLKEDAGGPTISKDVAPVSTTHDGLKKNDEKNLIEENQMLKDMLQKLLASGSNQMGAMAELSEKVKVLEQKLARKKRPKVRVHRPSRNAAANVH
- the LOC100823784 gene encoding BAG family molecular chaperone regulator 6 isoform X1, translated to MYPTNNYMDPYYSHFRDHCPYPYYPPPSFPAGNHPMTMDSSCPPPSYGPWPYSGSASHSSLPESHSCCNHTYPPGYYSFRPPFPKELTPPHPYYHGQFPHQPNAYPSYFVPPPPYAVDQTPYSYGKFKSHCCGCPNHVCLGEGKGNLKIEEEMPEVKPETEQKGPYNSSIIRHPNYQYPVMWLPSSNMNDKLIGSSSELPPQLFSKWFPESGEKTDMKREDHDNQKAKQFQWPIIWMPPGYNEPKQEAKQLKEISESPKVTEEAPPSPKIKIIPLSWFENGDHDKKPAAKDGFGDHNERPAAMSKPASTEHRDAMMVDGNFKSIPVVPKKLNDENDHVGQSCEAISVVPDKEGDEKKVRTCRTIPVMPQKEGDEKKFDLGGKKEEKASIVEKEGENRKRNQETSKAKVSKLPPVCLRVDPLPTKKSGNRSSRSSNQATNKVCGKDMDVKEAPTKHKDTKISEPKKESNVSVKEKSTDEMNERIVSRDVTVQDASVKHGLEEQLSTIMAAQKVQPSVNAMAQENAGGNSLQAEIKIQGEAVKLGHEMNLSEVDAAICIQSAYRGYHVRRWQPLQKLRKIKSVHERMQDVKKQLQGLEASSKQQTAKEHIAINETIMNLLLNLDTIQGLHPSVKEARKSVARELTSLQEKLDSLCKQSSAETNQLKSEEQEKYAGVEWSSTINSKESMHHDISYVVPMELRKDGDLTEQKHQMEESGTTREQAHDEGKALVPGECQGAPLMDVTSDVVFPGHLAEQKQHIEGANTILMEEWPEEEKAAAEDEGSSAHYIEPLHDSSVSEDSSVLKQLNDGVSPASTEDSTTAAAPTSMESEMVVDKDGSVESLVQEYASVDSSQLKHDVAPANEDQCNEPSTPFVNLEDSSLSSKDAESHGNDPGHADDSIVINQGDQPEEPRVAKMQKQVADPMISANEQDRTPEPTVGDTTVSVENSTQEQIISVEEASKQYEVCCKDETASVDQPNEHHTEKTAGDSDIGEELEAVPFFSKTENVENTLNVADSPNNMCAQPILPEGESSELPCEFDGPRVHEYSGSKVSLESPNDVQKQQSDGEASASEIVECNEMPKGAPVCAAVVNSAVPEADDPKEHPVCATGVNSAVLGTDDLKEDAGGPTISKDVAPVSTTHDGLKKNDEKNLIEENQMLKDMLQKLLASGSNQMGAMAELSEKVKVLEQKLARKKRPKVRVHRPSRNAAANVH